Part of the Hemicordylus capensis ecotype Gifberg chromosome 7, rHemCap1.1.pri, whole genome shotgun sequence genome, GCGCTCGTCGGACCTGTGCCGCCCAGCCTGGTGccgcaggggctgatgggaggcCCCCAGGGCCTGTTGGCCGCCGTGTCTGGCCTGGGGGGTCGCCCCGGGTCCCTGGCCATGGCGTCGCCCATTCTGGGGGAGCTGGGGAAGCCGCCCCGGGCAGCCTACGGGGATTACGAGAAGGAGAGGCAGCGCAACGCCGAGTGCCTGGCTGAGCTGAATGAGGCCATGCGCGGGCGCAGCGAGGAGTGGCACAGCAAGCCCAAGCCCGTGCGCGAGCAGCTGCTGGCACTCTACGGCTGCGCCCCCTTCAACGTGCGCTTCAAGAAGGACCACACGCTGGTTGGGCGGATTTTTGCCTTCGACGCGGCCCCCCGGCCTGGCTACGAATACGAACTGAAGCTCTTCACCGAATACCCGTGCGGTTCCGGCAACGTCTACGCCGGCGTGTTGGGTGTGGCCAAGCAGATGTTCCAGGACTGCCTCAAGGACCCTGGCAAAGTCATCTCGTCCGGTTACAAATACCTGGAGTATGAGAAACGCCATGGCTCTGGCGACTGGCGCCTCCTTGGGGAACTCTTCACCGAAGGCGTGCGCTTCTTTAGAGAGTCCCCGGCACCAGATGCCCTGCCTCAGCAGTTCCTAGACAGCAATTGTGCCATGCCGCCCAGCCTCCTGCTGCGGTCTGTGCCTCCACCCCGGGCTGTCATGCGGAGACGCAAGGCCTCCCCTGAGCCAGAGGGcgaagtgacaggcaaactgaccGGCGAGGAACAACAGCAgaggcagcactggctgccccaAGGATCTGGCGGCATCTACCCATCAGGCATGGCCCACTTGCCAGGCACTGCAGGCCAAGGGCCCTTGCCTGAGGGCTCCCTGAGAAATGACCCCTCTCCCATCACTGCTCTCAAGAACGTGGCTGATACGCTGGGGAACAAGGAGGTCAACCCGGTCCACTCCACCACTGCCCGACAAAACAGCGCCAGTCCAGCGTCGCCTGCCGCCTCAGGGCAACACCGGCTGGTGCCTCGCAATGGTGAGCCGGGccaagccgccgccgccaccaccacctcctcctcctcctcctcttcctcctctggggCCCACTCGTCTGGAGGCATGGAGCCCAGCGGCACGCAGAGCGTCCCCGACTCCTCAGGAGGTGCCAGCAGTGCCCCGCTCTGCTGCACCATCTGCCACGAGCGGCTGGAGGATACCCACTTTGTCCAGTGCCCTTCGGTGCCCGGGCACAAGTTCTGTTTCCCTTGTTCCCGGGATTTCATTAAAGCCCAAGGAGCAGCTGGAGAGGTCTATTGCCCCAGCGGTGAGAAATGTCCCCTCGTGGGGTCCAATGTCCCCTGGGCCTTCATGCAGGGCGAGATCGCCACCATCTTAGCCGGAGACGTGAAAGTAAAAAAGGAGCGCGACCCATGAGAAGGGGGAGCAGCCCAGATCCGGGACGTCGTAACAGGGGGTGCCCATCTGCCCCTCACCCTTCTCCCCTCTGCTGTGGCAGTGACTGGAATTAGTAACTTATTCCCCACCCGACGCCCTCTTGAACCTGCTGTGGACTGGGGCACTGTAtataaatctattttttaaataatatttccaTAGCCAGCTTATATATGAAGCCACATCTACGTAACCTACTACGGGGGcgtgggagggaggggtgggaaaCCATGTGTGCTACCCAGTAGCATAAGGGGAAGGGAGATTCTtaaggggagggcaggagcgTTGGGCGGGGgtggaattggggtggggggtggggagagaggggcagGGTGGATCGCACTGCAGTTGGACTCCGGTTGTTAGCAACTATTGCTTTTCAGGGACTGCCCAAGCCACTGGGAGGCAGAAGTGAGTTCAGGGCAGTCCACGGAGGGCCAAACGGCAAACGTTCCATGAAGGCGCTTCACGTGTGGGGGGCCAGGCTGAGAACTGAACCAACTTGAATCATTTCAGGTGCCTGGCGAGGATGTGCTATGATTAGCTgaggcaggattgggaccagggCGCTCTAGAGGGCAGAAACAGCATTTCCCACCCTCGCAAACAAGCGTATGTATCCTCATTTTCTCCACCTCTCAGGAACGTAAGAATTGCCTGGCTGGATGAGACCCAGGGTCTGGCTAGTGCACCAGATAAGAAACCTCTgaagaagctcacaagcagggcatgaaggcggCAGCTCTTCTCACCAAAGCCTGCTCTTTAGAGGTAGACTGCTCTGGCTCCATGTAGTTCTCTTGAATAACCCCTGTAGGTTGTACTTGCAGAGCGCTCTGTAATCATGTCCCGAGTCAGGCCCCCTGCCCACCTGGCCCCCACCCCTTGCTGGAGTTCTATGATCAACTAATTTGGATGCTGTTTCCAAGCATTTACTGGGCGGAAAGGGAGACAGGCGGATAGTGTGAGAATCATAGAGCAGGCAGAAGATCCAGAAAAGGAGGGGATGTGGGgtgcacaggggtggggggtggggaaagtgcCTCTTGCATAgatttgtgggggggaggggcaattttccaTACCAAAAGACTAATCATGCACaccaaaaaaagagaagaaaattaCCAAAttgaatggggcggggggagggggagagttgaCAAGATTAAAGGAAAGTGTGGGTGGGCAGCTTGGTTGAGGGATGTAGTTAATGCAGTCACAATCCgccaggaaattctcctgcacaagccactTCGGGtagtggggtgggaagggggccTTGCATGGGAGAACTTCCTGGTGGATTGCGTCCTTCCTGGTGGATTGTGTCCTTGTGCCCAGTGGCCCATCACAAATTTTCAATCTTATGTGACGTACATGCGTGCATAAAAGTCCCAGTGAACTTCACAGGCATTACATCTGGGTAAAtttgcataggatcaggctgggcacacatgtacatgttctaCCGGGAACACGAACCCTTTTCTATTCCAAACGCTGCCATTTTCCATCAAAGACTGCCTTCATAGCTTGGGACGGGTCCTTTATACAGCAAAAGGTAGAACCCCAGCTGAAGTTAgattattgctttaaaaaaaacaacaacactgagggTAAATCTTCTGAACAGATCACTAGCTGGcctgaattttaattttaatttttaatattttttttggtgtgtatgggaggggtggggtgggatgaatAATCCGTGTTTATCCCCTGGACAAGGAGGGTGGCCATAAATCAGTAAGGGCCAGGGGAGGCTAGCACCCACTGTGATGTGATGTAGGGGTGCAGGTGGATAAACTGCAGCCTGCCCCTCACCATAATGTCCACCTTGTATGGTTCCGCATCTGTTTCACTCACTGATTGGCAGTTTGCTCTGCCTTGTGTGTTTTGTGTGGCGATGAggggaggggcagagggagggtgaTGGGGGCAGTTCAGATTCCcacatttaagggggaggggagagagagagaatgtcaaattgtttttgtatttcttttactCGTCTCTGTCAATAAACTTGATTATCTTTTTCCATTTACTATTTTTCTCTCATTGTATTGCACTCTCTTTTGCTCATGGCAGCAAAATCTCTTGATTCCGATTTGCTGAGCTGGTTGTGATCCATGGACTCGGCTCTACATTTTCATCCCCTGCTTTGCCCTCCCCTCCATTTTATCCTCTCAGTGACCCTGTAAGTTAGTTCAGGCTAAGAGATcgtgactggcccaaggtgagCTTTGTGGGATTTCTAGGTCTACCCACTTCGCTCTCTGTGATGGAATAGAATTTTCACAAACATTCCCAAGTTCTCGGAGGCAAATAAAAGTTGCCTCAGAGAAAGGACACCATAACCGCATGGAAGATAAATGCTTACTTCTTGTATAGGTCGAGTTGTGACTAGATGACCTTAAGGAGGACAGTGAGTTGAGCAGAGGGGCTGGATTTCCCACACTAAGCAGCCACTTTCTTGGCTGGAGGCTACTAGCAtggatattttgttttaatgcttttttatgtcttttgtatggcctatggctgtaatacaATTGATTGATACGAGCATGGAAAAGGAAAGGGATTGTTGAAGAGCAGACTAGCATAAGCAGAAAGAcagatccctgccccaaagagtttCCATTCCAAGTGTAGACTTTAAAAACCCAGCCTGGAAGTAGAGGCCTACAACAGTGTGGAGTGAATAGCTCCTGCTGATACGTGATAGTAGCAAGGGCAATGGAGCGGGGCAGGTGGGGGCCCAGTTATTGGGTGCCAAGAGTTGGGGTGGTGTGCTCTTTGCCATCCTTGCTGCCTGGCTTGGCTACCCTCCGGAGCCAGCTCTGCAAGGTGCTTGCAcatctgctccctgccctgccggcCAGTGGCTGCTTTTCCACGTGCAGTCACCTGCAGAATGGTAACCTTTCTTCCACACTGCAACAGATGTTGCCTACTTTTGGCACACAGTGGATGAGCCCTTCCCTGTTTACCCCTGTTGTGCCTGGGCATgtgcttttcaaaaacaaaagacAACTCTTGTTCTGACAGTCCACCTGTGCAGTCATTGTGCTGTGGTTCTGCTGATCTGAAAAAGTTGGCTTTTCTCTGctgatgggggggtggggttaagTAGGGGGAGCATGCAATTTAAGTAGGGGGAAGATACAGGTGGACAACAGATGGATGAGGACGCTGTGTAAACGGAGTGTGAAGAGTGTGAACTAAGTGTGGCAACCCAGACTGAACATGCCACCTGGAAGTGCCCCGGGACGCTGGGTTTACCTGTCTCTGTCCCCACATCTGCCTTGCCAGGCTCCTCTCCTCCACCAGGTGGCAGAGGCAGCCTGGAACCCAATGCTTGCCATGAGGCCAGGTAAGTTGCTGGCCAGCGGGCGGAGTATTGGAATAACTGTCTAGCTTTATAAAGACTAGTTCTGTCCAGGGAGCAAACCTTTCAGGTACTGACTCAGGACGCCCAACAGTAGCGGTGGTCAGAACACGCGTCACGGAAAACCTCCCGCCAAGAGACACAACGGACGCTGCGTCCCAAGATTGGACGGATCGTCTCACTCCGTTCTACGCCATGGAAGCCTGTTGACTCCGTGCGTTTCTGGGCAGTCATCTGTTTTCGAACTGCTGCCACACATTTTCAAAAAAGGCAGAAAGTGAAATTTTGCGTCAGACTGAATTGCCATTTGCGTTGGTGGGTAGAGTCAGGcccatttctaaaaaagaaaatagttctttttgagaagaagaaaacattATCTCCCCAAAGAAAGGGATTTCAGGATTTCATTTCAAGAAAAGGGGGGGCGGGGAAACAAGAAGCacaaaggtttttattttttatctttGGGATTTTGGAATGCTGGGCTCCATCAAAATGGAATCGCACGACCTTTCTGAATGGAATTCGTACTATAATGAACCCACAGAGGTAGGTCAAGTATTTCTGGAGGAggtgtgttgtttttatttattttatttatatttatataccactctttgtTCTGGGGCCccagggcagtgaacaacaaattaaaaacaaaacaactataaaatctaatttaaaatacaCTAAAAATCAACAAGGCAGCTACAACTGACTCAAAGGAAACCAAAAGAGAGATCAGGATTTAAATCAAAAGTAAAGGGAACCAAAAGAGAGATCAAGGATTTACATACAAAGGACAGTCTTCAACCGGTCTCTTCTAAAATATTGGGAGGGCGGGAGCCATGTGGATTAGGAGGAACTGGGATGAAAGAAGTGGCACCAGTTGGGTTGAAATGCTTCGTTTCTATCTGGGAGTGCGTGTGCGTGCATGTAAAATCATGTTAGTGGTGCGACTCATCTGTGATccctcttggggtgggggtgctagTAATCCTGCTTCCAGAGTGTCGCAGCTCTATGAGGGGGAGAGTTGCAGCCACACAGGGCCAGTGAAAGTAAGCAACTCTACCTGGAGACAGCGTAAAATGGAAGGGATGGGGGAAAGGTGCCGTTTCCTGCCAGCAGAGCTCTTAAGTCTCACTGACTTCAGTAACATTTAAGAACCTACAAAGGGCCTTCCTGAGGTGGCAAAGGCCCGCTGCTTCCAGGAGAGGTCAGCCGGATGCCCCAGGAAGCTCAGAAGACGATACAGCCTGCTCTGGTTGTCTGTCCCCGGTATTTGGAATTCAACAGTATACTGCCTCCGGGTGTGGAGATCCCATTCGGCTATCTTTGGATAGCAGTCCATGACATAGCTACCCTCCGCAAATAAGTCTCGTTGCTTTTATTCCTTATTATTGCATTTTCTGTATTGTAAAGAAAATTATGACATAGTTGTGCATCAGGATCCACATAATGTTGAAACTTTGCATTCTGACACACTGGAGACAAAGTTTGGCTTTCCAATAACTTGTCGTCATATTGTTGACCTCAAGGGCACGTAATGTGCCATGTTTTGGTCATGCTAGTCAAGTCTGCTATCCTAGAAAGGCAGTTTTCTGACGATGCTGGTGCTACTTCTCTGTCTTTTCAGTTATTAATTAGAGCTTTGCTGCTGTTAGAAACTTTATGGTTATTTTGACTTGAATTCCGTCTCCCAACAACCTTTGTAGCTCTATAACCTAACATTGTAACccaagaagtgctggcatggaaTAGACCATGCATATTGTGCAGTACCCATTTCTAAAATGGTCCCATAAGCAGGCACTGCATAATGAGGCCCCATCCTGGCCAAGGGATGAGATACACGGCCCTTATCCATGGGTCTGGCTGGGCAGGTCCAGGCTTTACAATCTGGACACAGCAGCAGAAGATATACACATACACCTGTCAACATGGGATTTTGTATGAAGGCAGACAGCTGCCTCCTGTTGGGTATTTAGGTCCATCCTGGGAGGAAACAATAGGTGCCTCTTGCTAGGACATTCGCCATGTTCTGAACTGAGTGAGACAGGGCCCATCTTTGGGCACATGTGGGCACATTGCCTTCTGAATGTCCCTTTTGCGATCAAAAACGTGTCAGATACATGCCAGCATACATGAGGGAGGCCTCAGCCCTTTTATGTTTCTCTCAGCAAGGAGCTGTTGCCCAGGGTCGCCCCTCTGCATCCGTCCTCGGTGATAACTCTCCTGCCTGTAAATCACCCGTGCACAAGTCTCTAAAGACTACTGAGAAAAGACAGGAGAGGAATTATGAATCGCATAGAGAGAACAGGCAGGCAGTCCAAAGAGAAAAGGGAGACGGACATTTCTGTCTGTTCTCTCTATGCGATTCATAATTCCTCTCCTGTCTTTTCTCAGTCGTCTTTAGGGATTTGTATTGTTCAAAGATTGGAGGCAGGtgcaggactgacaaaaggacaCACATCTCACCTACCTGTGGGAGTTGCTGCCATAGGAGGTTATGATGCCCTCTAgcttaaatggcttttaaaagagctagacaaattcatggaggtgaGACAGATCAATGGTGGGAACCACAATGATAGCTGAATGGAACCCTTGTGTACAGGAGCAGTCTATCTCTGAAAACAGGACactggtttaaaaacaacaacaacaaggaaaaGCCATCATTATTATGCTGTCCCTTTAGGAGTTCCCCAGAGGCATGAACCAAATACTGGGCAAGATGGATTTTTAGTCTGAACCCAGCAAGGAGATTCTTATGTTTGATGCCAGCTTAGAGTACCAAGTAGGGAATGTAAAATATATTTCCTTGGGCAAAGTTgtctcattatttattattaattattattattactactactactgtggaGGAGCTAGCATGATGCACTATTGTTATTTATTGATATAGCACCATCTACGTACGGGGAAGCAACATGCcttgagagcaggaggctgttggttcaaatccccgcttgtGTGtctcccagaatatgagaaactcctatatgggcagcaggatggtgctgaaaggcatcatctcgtactgcatggaagatggccatggtgagcccctcctgtattctactaagaaaaccactgggctttgtggtcgccaggagtcaacactgactggacagcacaatctt contains:
- the IRF2BP1 gene encoding interferon regulatory factor 2-binding protein 1; the encoded protein is MSSAQTSRRQWCYLCDLPKMPWAMIWDFSEAVCRGCVNFEGADRIEFLIETARQLKRNHVMQEGRSPGPQGVKHAKDGGAAALERYERGRLSGDYTLSPRLPNGLARATDEGEGSRQSPTTRRALVGPVPPSLVPQGLMGGPQGLLAAVSGLGGRPGSLAMASPILGELGKPPRAAYGDYEKERQRNAECLAELNEAMRGRSEEWHSKPKPVREQLLALYGCAPFNVRFKKDHTLVGRIFAFDAAPRPGYEYELKLFTEYPCGSGNVYAGVLGVAKQMFQDCLKDPGKVISSGYKYLEYEKRHGSGDWRLLGELFTEGVRFFRESPAPDALPQQFLDSNCAMPPSLLLRSVPPPRAVMRRRKASPEPEGEVTGKLTGEEQQQRQHWLPQGSGGIYPSGMAHLPGTAGQGPLPEGSLRNDPSPITALKNVADTLGNKEVNPVHSTTARQNSASPASPAASGQHRLVPRNGEPGQAAAATTTSSSSSSSSSGAHSSGGMEPSGTQSVPDSSGGASSAPLCCTICHERLEDTHFVQCPSVPGHKFCFPCSRDFIKAQGAAGEVYCPSGEKCPLVGSNVPWAFMQGEIATILAGDVKVKKERDP